In candidate division KSB1 bacterium, a genomic segment contains:
- the csm3 gene encoding type III-A CRISPR-associated RAMP protein Csm3, protein MEQTAQTIILRGKVIITGKLTLITGLHIGGAAAGLDIGGIDNPIIRHPVTREPYIPGSSLRGKMRSLLERHLGKEANTFIQRREPVVRVHQCVSPKEYAECAACQIFGLTPGDKERREWTTIKPARLLVRDVMLAKPEGPGAEDPNRALREAKTELPFTEVKWEAAIDRVTAAAVPRQNERVPAGAVFSPLELVYSLYDLDGTGSEQDIAWLKYVFKAMELLEDDYLGGYGSRGAGKVNFTDLEVTFKPRAYYEGTAEKELLGKAGNLRQLDPADYEGKIRQALSGGQGA, encoded by the coding sequence ATGGAACAGACAGCCCAGACAATCATTCTTCGTGGCAAGGTGATTATCACCGGAAAGCTGACTCTGATTACGGGGCTCCACATAGGTGGGGCCGCCGCGGGTCTCGATATAGGCGGCATCGATAACCCCATTATCAGACACCCGGTCACGCGGGAGCCTTACATCCCCGGTTCGTCCCTCCGCGGCAAGATGCGCAGCCTCCTGGAACGCCATCTCGGCAAAGAGGCCAATACTTTCATTCAGAGGCGCGAGCCGGTAGTGCGCGTCCACCAGTGCGTGAGCCCGAAAGAGTACGCCGAGTGTGCAGCGTGCCAGATCTTCGGGCTTACCCCCGGAGATAAGGAGCGGCGGGAGTGGACTACCATTAAGCCGGCCCGCCTGCTGGTACGGGACGTGATGCTGGCTAAGCCAGAAGGGCCGGGCGCCGAGGATCCCAACAGGGCCTTGCGCGAAGCAAAGACAGAATTACCTTTCACCGAGGTAAAATGGGAAGCGGCAATCGATCGCGTCACCGCGGCCGCGGTCCCTCGGCAGAATGAACGCGTACCAGCCGGCGCTGTGTTCTCGCCCTTGGAACTGGTGTACTCGCTGTACGACCTCGACGGCACGGGGAGTGAACAGGACATCGCCTGGCTCAAGTACGTGTTTAAGGCGATGGAGTTGCTGGAAGACGACTATCTCGGCGGCTACGGCTCGCGCGGCGCGGGGAAGGTCAACTTCACTGACCTCGAGGTGACGTTCAAGCCGCGCGCATACTACGAAGGCACCGCCGAAAAGGAGCTTCTGGGGAAGGCGGGGAACCTGAGGCAGCTGGACCCAGCTGACTACGAGGGCAAAATCCGCCAGGCGCTCTCCGGCGGCCAGGGGGCATGA
- the csm2 gene encoding type III-A CRISPR-associated protein Csm2: MNEKRWSQSERQKDWEQELQEKQVTADAVARAIGQGGKVLVELAQKVGSMVKKNGLTTSQIRNAYGLVKRMEIAGFVAHELALLKPKLAYAAARAAKGERGKADGAHQLAAVLSWGVDAVGEDAARFSRFVDLFEAILAYHLAEGGK, encoded by the coding sequence ATGAATGAAAAACGCTGGTCGCAGTCTGAGAGACAAAAAGACTGGGAGCAGGAGCTTCAGGAAAAACAGGTGACGGCTGATGCCGTGGCGAGGGCGATCGGCCAGGGCGGGAAGGTGCTAGTAGAGCTGGCACAAAAAGTCGGGAGCATGGTGAAGAAAAACGGCCTGACGACCTCCCAGATTCGCAACGCCTACGGGTTGGTCAAGCGCATGGAGATAGCCGGGTTCGTCGCGCACGAGCTGGCTCTGCTCAAGCCCAAACTGGCCTACGCGGCCGCCAGGGCGGCAAAAGGTGAGCGAGGAAAGGCTGATGGGGCACACCAGCTTGCCGCTGTGCTTTCCTGGGGCGTAGACGCGGTCGGGGAGGACGCAGCAAGATTCAGCCGATTCGTAGACCTGTTCGAGGCAATCTTGGCCTACCACCTCGCCGAAGGTGGCAAGTAA